The following proteins are co-located in the Gossypium hirsutum isolate 1008001.06 chromosome A02, Gossypium_hirsutum_v2.1, whole genome shotgun sequence genome:
- the LOC107951876 gene encoding peroxidase 13-like (The RefSeq protein has 1 substitution compared to this genomic sequence) has protein sequence MQKGSTQIALILASLIISNIVVLVVSQGQLRVGFYSKSCPNAEPIIRKVVQKAVADNPRNAAILLRLHFHDCFVQGCDGSILIRNDEDGELKAQGNLGVVGFDIIDSAKARLENLCPGIVSCADIVSLAARDAVSLVNGPFYDVPTGRRDGRVSKMSLAKNLPDVDDSINVLKSKFKEKGLSDKDLVLLSGGSHTIGATACFFMQKRLYNFTPGGGSDPAINPGFLPQLKDKCPFNGDVNVRIPLDWSTQNVFDVKILRNIREGNAVIASDARLYDDRMTRQIVDSYITSSAASFNQDFAEAMVKMGNIGAKTGSEGEIRRACNAVN, from the exons ATGCAGAAAGGCAGTACTCAAATTGCCCTGATTTTGGCTTCACTTATTATCTCAAATATTGTAGTTTTAGTTGTTTCACAAGGCCAACTAAGAGTTGGTTTCTACTCCAAATCCTGCCCAAATGCAGAGTCTATAATCCGCAAGGTTGTTCAGAAAGCAGTGGCTGACAATCCTAGGAATGCTGCAATCTTGCTAAGGCTTCATTTTCACGActgctttgttcaa GGATGTGATGGGTCGATACTGATAAGAAATGATGAGGATGGTGAACTCAAAGCACAAGGAAACTTGGGAGTAGTTGGTTTTGACATCATAGACAGCGCCAAAGCCCGGTTGGAAAATCTTTGCCCTGGAATTGTTTCTTGCGCTGATATCGTTTCTTTGGCTGCAAGAGATGCTGTTTCCTTG GTCAATGGGCCATTTTACGATGTTCCAACTGGGCGCAGAGATGGACGGGTCTCCAAGATGTCTCTGGCTAAGAATTTGCCTGATGTTGATGATTCAATCAATGTTCTGAAATCAAAGTTCAAGGAAAAGGGTCTCTCTGATAAGGATCTTGTTCTTCTAAGCGGTG GTTCACATACAATTGGTGCGACGGCCTGCTTTTTCATGCAAAAAAGGCTGTACAACTTCACCCCAGGGGGAGGTTCAGATCCAGCAATCAACCCTGGGTTCCTGCCCCAGCTCAAAGATAAGTGTCCCTTCAATGGAGATGTGAATGTCCGAATACCTCTTGATTGGTCGACTCAAAACGTATTCGATGTTAAAATTTTGCGCAACATTAGAGAGGGGAATGCAGTGATAGCATCGGATGCTAGGCTTTACGATGACAGGATGACGAGGCAAATAGTGGATTCTTATATAACCTCTTCTGCTGCTTCTTTCAATCAGGATTTCGCTGAAGCAATGGTGAAGATGGGAAATATTGGGGCCAAAACAGGTTCGGAAGGAGAGATTCGGCGGGCTTGTAATGCTGTTAATTGA